One Bacteroidota bacterium genomic window, ACCATCATACGACTCGGCACGGCGATCTTCGGAAAGCGTACTCGAAAAGCATAATCACACGAACAGAGGAGGATTGATATGAAGCTTTCACCGCTCGACATTCGGAAACAGGAATTCAAAAAGGTGATGCGCGGGTACGACCCGATTGAGGTCGAGACCTTCACGGAGACGATGGCTAACGAGTTCGAAAACCTGCTGAAAGAACAAAACGACCTCCGAACCAAGATTGTTGAGCTTGAAACACAGCTCAAAGACTACAAACAAATGGAGCGGACGCTTCAGCAAACCCTCATGCAGGCGCAGGAAGCGACAGGCAAAACATACGAGGCCGCCCGTCGCGATGCCGAGTCAATCGTCAAGGAAGCAGAACTGAAAGCCGCCCAGATTCTCAATCTGGCAAACGACGAGATGGGCAAACTCAACAACGAAATTACCCAATTGAAATCCCGTAAAGATTCCCTCATCGGCCGGTTGCGGGTGTTGTTGAGCTCTGAGTTGGATTTGATCAAGTCGCTGGAAGTGGGCAACGACCCTGTTCTCTCAAATGACTCCTCGCGAGGCACAGGCAAGGACAATATCGATCTCGACAATATTCTCAAGGCCATCGAAAATGTCGGAACTCCGGAATCACATTGATGAAGCGGTGGCGTTTCTCCGCACAAAGACCCGGATGCAGCCGCCCATCGGCATCATTCTCGGAACCGGGCTTGGCGGGTTGGCGAAGGAGATCAAGCAGGACGTTGTTATCGACTATGAGAACATCCCGCATTTCCCCGTCTCAACGGTAGAATCCCACCACGGCAGATTGATTTTCGGAACGCTCGGCGGCAAGCAGGTGGTTGCCATGCAGGGGCGCTTCCACTATTATGAGGGTTACAGTATGCAGCAGGTAACCTTCCCCGTCAGAGTGATGAAGTTCCTGGGTGTAAACACGCTCCTAATTTCCAACGCAGCCGGCGGGATGAACCCCCAATTCCGCAAGGGAAGCGTCATGATTATCACCGACCACATCAACCTTTTGGGCGACAATCCCCTGATCGGCCCGAACGACGACTCCCTCGGTCCGCGTTTTCCCGATATGTCCGAGCCGTACAGCAAGAAGTTGATTGCACTGGCCGAGAAAGTGGCGCTTGAACGAAAAATACGAGTGGAGCGGGGAGTGTTTGTTGCCGTTGCCGGCCCGAACCTGGAAACCCGTGCCGAATATCGTTTCCTTCGTTTGATCGGAGGTGATGCGGTGGGAATGTCAACCGTCCCCGAGAACATTGTCGCAAACCATATGAGTATGCAGGTGTTGGGCTTCTCTATTATTACTGACGAGTGCTTCCCCGACGCGCTGCAACCGGCGAATGTAGCGGAGATTATAGCTGTTGCAAACGAAACCGAACCGAAACTGACGGCTATTATGAAGGGTGTGGTAGAGAGTTTGTAAAGTCTCGAGCGAGTGATGGAGTTTCAAGGATTTGGAAGAATATTGGTTGTTGTCGGAAGCGTGATATTGTTGCTGGGCATTGGGTTCATGGTGTGGGACAAGATTCCGTTTCTCGGCAAGCTTCCCGGTGATATTCGTGTTGAGAAGGAGAATTTCCGGTTCTACTTCCCCCTCACAACAGGGATTTTACTGAGCATCTTCATCAGTGTAATTCTCTGGATTGTTTCACATTTCAGAAAGTAGAACAATGCGCACACTACCTGCATTCTTTATTCTTCTGCCTGCAGTAACGGCAGCATTTGCACAACAACCGGAGCCGAAGGAAAAAATGCGTACAATCAGCGTTCGAGGCGAGGGAACCGTCGC contains:
- a CDS encoding DUF2905 domain-containing protein, with product MEFQGFGRILVVVGSVILLLGIGFMVWDKIPFLGKLPGDIRVEKENFRFYFPLTTGILLSIFISVILWIVSHFRK
- a CDS encoding DivIVA domain-containing protein, coding for MKLSPLDIRKQEFKKVMRGYDPIEVETFTETMANEFENLLKEQNDLRTKIVELETQLKDYKQMERTLQQTLMQAQEATGKTYEAARRDAESIVKEAELKAAQILNLANDEMGKLNNEITQLKSRKDSLIGRLRVLLSSELDLIKSLEVGNDPVLSNDSSRGTGKDNIDLDNILKAIENVGTPESH
- a CDS encoding purine-nucleoside phosphorylase; protein product: MSELRNHIDEAVAFLRTKTRMQPPIGIILGTGLGGLAKEIKQDVVIDYENIPHFPVSTVESHHGRLIFGTLGGKQVVAMQGRFHYYEGYSMQQVTFPVRVMKFLGVNTLLISNAAGGMNPQFRKGSVMIITDHINLLGDNPLIGPNDDSLGPRFPDMSEPYSKKLIALAEKVALERKIRVERGVFVAVAGPNLETRAEYRFLRLIGGDAVGMSTVPENIVANHMSMQVLGFSIITDECFPDALQPANVAEIIAVANETEPKLTAIMKGVVESL